One Nitrospirota bacterium genomic window carries:
- a CDS encoding DUF4390 domain-containing protein, whose protein sequence is MNRLLLSITVAALCVTLAPCRVAAQEITRLEVNVSGGTVKTSLTLSLDESQIKLIGEGLQKEIVFYIDIFRKWNLWPDEFIKGKKIYRTLMANPVKGEYKVISIEGNTILEKRFNSFDSMIKWALSIKETTLVTETLSADSSYFVRVMVESVKQKPQQMLGYVFFFVDDRDFKIKKDSEMFTPVVK, encoded by the coding sequence ATGAACAGACTGCTTTTAAGTATAACAGTTGCCGCTCTCTGTGTAACACTCGCTCCCTGCCGGGTGGCGGCACAGGAGATAACCAGGCTGGAGGTAAATGTCTCCGGCGGTACGGTAAAGACAAGTTTAACACTTTCTCTGGATGAAAGCCAAATAAAACTTATCGGCGAGGGTCTTCAAAAAGAAATCGTCTTCTATATAGATATATTCAGAAAGTGGAATCTCTGGCCGGATGAGTTTATAAAGGGTAAGAAAATCTACAGGACGCTAATGGCTAATCCGGTAAAGGGTGAGTATAAGGTCATTTCCATTGAGGGCAACACTATTTTAGAGAAACGGTTTAATTCTTTTGATTCGATGATTAAGTGGGCTTTAAGTATTAAAGAGACAACACTTGTCACAGAAACTCTGTCAGCGGATAGCTCATATTTTGTGAGGGTTATGGTTGAGTCTGTTAAACAAAAACCTCAACAAATGCTTGGTTACGTTTTCTTTTTTGTTGATGACAGGGATTTTAAGATAAAAAAAGACTCTGAAATGTTCACACCAGTGGTTAAATGA
- the rlmB gene encoding 23S rRNA (guanosine(2251)-2'-O)-methyltransferase RlmB, with protein sequence MAKRWIYGINPVFEALTTKQHIQAVYITKGWKRDRAELLSLAGRAKVNVEEAGKEFFDKFHGQTHQGICALLSEKQRLFSVEELFQSAVNPLFVILDGIEDPRNFGAILRTSEIAGASGVIFQTHRSAGLSPLVDKTSSGASFYIPMATVPNIKNSMRYLKDNGVTVYGADAASEHSLWSVDLTGPAAFVFGSEGTGLRKTVSEQCDILVKIPVYGSVNSLNVSVSAGIFLFECKRQREYMKSEHKS encoded by the coding sequence ATGGCCAAACGGTGGATTTATGGAATTAATCCGGTTTTTGAGGCATTAACTACTAAGCAGCACATACAGGCTGTGTATATAACAAAGGGGTGGAAACGTGACAGGGCAGAGTTGTTGTCGCTTGCAGGCCGGGCTAAGGTTAATGTGGAGGAGGCAGGGAAGGAGTTTTTCGATAAATTTCACGGGCAGACGCATCAGGGAATATGCGCACTATTAAGCGAAAAACAGAGGTTATTCTCAGTTGAGGAGCTCTTTCAATCCGCTGTTAATCCGCTGTTTGTGATTCTTGACGGAATAGAGGACCCAAGAAATTTCGGTGCAATTCTAAGAACATCCGAGATAGCAGGTGCTAGTGGCGTTATTTTTCAAACTCACAGAAGTGCCGGACTCTCTCCCTTAGTGGATAAGACGTCAAGTGGGGCGTCTTTTTACATCCCTATGGCTACAGTTCCAAATATTAAAAACTCTATGCGATACCTTAAAGACAATGGCGTTACCGTATATGGCGCCGACGCTGCCTCGGAACATTCACTATGGAGCGTTGATTTAACCGGACCGGCAGCATTTGTGTTTGGCTCTGAGGGCACAGGACTTAGAAAGACGGTCTCTGAGCAATGTGACATACTTGTTAAAATTCCTGTCTATGGCTCAGTTAACTCCCTTAATGTATCCGTCTCTGCCGGCATTTTTCTGTTTGAATGTAAAAGACAGAGAGAGTACATGAAGTCTGAGCATAAAAGTTAA
- a CDS encoding phosphatase PAP2 family protein: MANNDVLIRSVIAGFFQNHMPLCSLYNKITPFLNFIFHGVPQFTAAVLILILGRYRFKELYVPGKISLIALTASGLAVQAIKHLVGRGRPRVAETFTALGPTLNGDYDSFPSGHTVLAFTIAVLMTHYFPKFRIPAYMYAVFSAFHRVKTGSHFPSDVVAGAFVGVVVANIVLYYLKDNKNSKGVLNGH; this comes from the coding sequence ATGGCTAATAACGATGTCCTGATAAGAAGCGTTATTGCTGGTTTTTTTCAAAACCATATGCCTTTGTGTTCTTTATATAACAAAATCACTCCTTTCCTTAACTTCATATTTCATGGAGTGCCGCAATTTACGGCAGCGGTTTTAATTTTAATACTTGGCAGGTACCGGTTCAAGGAGCTTTATGTACCCGGGAAAATCTCCCTGATTGCTTTGACTGCAAGCGGTTTAGCAGTGCAGGCAATCAAACACCTGGTGGGACGGGGTCGTCCACGGGTGGCAGAGACTTTCACAGCATTAGGTCCCACACTTAACGGCGATTACGACTCTTTTCCGTCCGGCCACACCGTGCTGGCTTTTACGATAGCCGTGCTAATGACACACTATTTCCCAAAGTTTCGAATCCCTGCATATATGTATGCCGTCTTTAGCGCGTTTCACAGGGTAAAGACAGGGTCACACTTTCCCTCGGATGTAGTGGCGGGGGCTTTTGTTGGTGTGGTTGTGGCAAATATAGTTTTGTATTACTTAAAGGATAATAAAAACTCAAAGGGGGTATTAAATGGACATTAG
- a CDS encoding MoxR family ATPase, translating into MADKDIMAINEKVKKESAFVTLLLSELEKVIVGQRELLERLLIGILANGHVLLEGVPGLAKTTAVKALAKAINTGFKRIQFTPDLLPADIIGTQVYNPKEGTFTTKQGPVFSNIILADEINRAPAKVQSALLEAMQERQVTIGDNTYKLNEPFLVLATQNPIEQEGTYPLPEAQTDRFMLKVKITYPSHAEEHKILKLMAFTSPDVTASTVVTPKEITDAQKVIDEIYMDEKIEKYIVDIVFATRKPQDYKLSDLSGLIQYGASPRATIYLALASKAAAFMQGRGFVTPQDVKSIGHDVLRHRVIVSYEAEAENVTSDDIVRRIFEEVAVP; encoded by the coding sequence ATGGCCGATAAGGACATCATGGCAATTAATGAGAAAGTCAAAAAGGAAAGTGCCTTTGTAACCCTGCTTTTGTCGGAACTGGAAAAAGTAATCGTAGGGCAGAGGGAGCTCCTTGAGCGGTTACTAATTGGAATTCTGGCTAATGGCCATGTGCTTTTAGAAGGAGTGCCGGGGCTTGCTAAGACCACTGCCGTTAAAGCCCTTGCAAAGGCCATAAATACCGGATTCAAACGTATCCAGTTTACGCCGGATTTGCTCCCTGCCGATATCATCGGCACTCAGGTGTATAACCCTAAAGAGGGGACATTTACAACTAAACAGGGGCCGGTTTTTTCTAACATCATACTTGCTGACGAGATAAACCGCGCTCCGGCTAAAGTGCAAAGCGCGCTCCTTGAGGCTATGCAGGAGCGGCAGGTCACTATCGGTGATAACACCTATAAGCTCAACGAGCCGTTTCTGGTGCTTGCCACACAAAATCCCATTGAACAGGAGGGCACATATCCTCTGCCTGAGGCTCAAACTGACCGCTTTATGCTGAAAGTTAAAATCACTTATCCAAGCCACGCTGAGGAACATAAAATCCTCAAACTCATGGCTTTTACCTCTCCTGATGTCACCGCTTCAACCGTTGTTACCCCTAAGGAAATCACAGATGCCCAGAAGGTTATAGATGAAATTTATATGGATGAAAAAATAGAAAAATACATCGTTGATATAGTTTTTGCAACACGCAAACCGCAAGACTATAAACTTTCCGATCTTTCTGGCTTAATCCAATATGGGGCATCTCCGCGAGCTACAATTTATCTGGCACTTGCTTCAAAAGCCGCTGCATTTATGCAGGGCAGAGGGTTCGTAACTCCGCAGGATGTTAAGTCCATTGGGCACGATGTCTTACGCCACCGTGTCATTGTTAGCTACGAGGCAGAGGCAGAAAATGTAACCTCTGACGATATAGTACGCCGTATTTTCGAAGAGGTGGCTGTCCCTTAG
- a CDS encoding DUF58 domain-containing protein, translating to MLTAEVIKNIRRVELKTRKMAADFFTGHYRSVFKGMGMEFDEVRQYVAGDDIRSIDWNVTARMGEPFIKKFVEERQLTIMFLLDLSRSCSFATVNRLKRSLAAELCAVLALSANKNNDKVGLIAFTDKVEKFLPPAKGIKHILRVVRESLYLEPTGKGTDIASALEYLNKIIHRKAVVFIVSDFHAQKYEKALAVANKRHDVIAVTLTDPIELELPNSGMITLEDAESGEIFLVDTSNKRVRSEYKENASKIFNQRKKMFRSCNIDHVDITTDVHYLKTLIRFFKMREWKLSHY from the coding sequence ATGCTGACAGCAGAGGTAATTAAAAACATCCGCAGGGTGGAGTTAAAGACCCGCAAAATGGCTGCCGACTTCTTTACCGGCCACTACCGGAGTGTGTTTAAAGGCATGGGGATGGAGTTTGACGAGGTGCGACAGTATGTTGCCGGGGATGACATCCGCTCCATTGACTGGAATGTGACGGCAAGAATGGGAGAGCCATTTATTAAAAAGTTTGTTGAGGAGCGGCAGCTTACAATTATGTTTCTCCTTGATCTTTCTCGCTCGTGCTCCTTTGCCACAGTTAACAGACTTAAGCGCAGCCTTGCCGCCGAACTTTGTGCTGTGCTGGCACTTTCTGCCAATAAAAATAACGACAAGGTGGGACTTATCGCCTTTACCGATAAAGTGGAAAAGTTCCTTCCGCCAGCTAAAGGAATTAAGCATATCCTCAGAGTAGTACGTGAATCCCTCTACCTTGAGCCGACTGGTAAAGGCACTGACATCGCCTCGGCTTTAGAATATCTCAATAAGATTATTCACAGAAAGGCAGTTGTGTTTATAGTCTCTGATTTTCACGCCCAAAAATACGAAAAAGCCCTCGCCGTTGCCAATAAAAGACACGACGTTATAGCCGTAACACTTACCGATCCGATTGAACTGGAACTGCCCAATTCCGGAATGATTACGCTTGAGGATGCAGAATCCGGAGAGATTTTTCTTGTTGATACATCAAACAAAAGAGTAAGAAGCGAATACAAAGAAAACGCCTCAAAAATATTTAACCAACGCAAAAAAATGTTTCGCTCGTGTAATATTGACCACGTTGATATAACCACGGATGTGCATTATTTAAAAACATTGATTAGATTTTTCAAAATGAGAGAGTGGAAATTAAGCCATTATTAA
- the hisE gene encoding phosphoribosyl-ATP diphosphatase, translated as MEKRVLDALYEVILSRKAVPVSGSYTCKLLEAGRVGILKKLGEEAVETILAAYENDKNRVIYELADLFYHILVFMANEDITPEDVYCELSRRERNPE; from the coding sequence ATGGAAAAAAGAGTACTTGATGCGCTGTATGAAGTGATTTTAAGCAGAAAAGCCGTTCCTGTGTCCGGCTCATACACCTGTAAACTATTAGAGGCAGGGCGAGTTGGGATTTTGAAAAAACTTGGCGAGGAGGCGGTTGAGACTATTTTAGCAGCTTATGAAAACGATAAAAACCGGGTTATCTATGAATTAGCCGATCTCTTTTATCATATCCTGGTCTTTATGGCCAATGAGGATATAACACCTGAGGACGTTTATTGCGAGCTAAGCCGCAGAGAGAGAAATCCTGAGTAA
- a CDS encoding cobalamin-dependent protein (Presence of a B(12) (cobalamin)-binding domain implies dependence on cobalamin itself, in one of its several forms, or in some unusual lineages, dependence on a cobalamin-like analog.), whose translation MGSVGGEQIPLGIYYIAAYLRTQGFVAAVTDAEALKLTEDDIIKEIRDFAPGFVGISSTTVAFHRALTTARLIKEKFPDVLIILGGPHVTSNYEHAMSFEAFDYGVVGEGEATVLELLNALYEGRPVADIKGIVYRDTNGKLLNTGRREYIQDLDTLPYPAFDLISDINLYKPPPSNYKTLPVVNMITSRGCPSGCTFCDKNIFGRMYRKRSAQNVFDEIMYLWEKYRIREIAFVDDTFLVNKQRIYDLFALIQKSGLFFHWTCMARINNVDFEFLKFLRDNGCWNIAFGIESGDEEILKVIKKDISLEKTRQVIGWCRTLKIKTKGFFIIGHPLETLETMNKTIEFSLSIPLDAVVVTINTPIPGSPQYAEAHKYGSLDTTDWSQFNYWRPVFVPAGLTKEILLEKQKEMYTRFYMRPHILFEYFKSLFGRGGIQRLKAILPSLSLLIQSKLHRI comes from the coding sequence GTGGGAAGTGTAGGGGGAGAGCAAATCCCTCTGGGGATATACTACATAGCGGCGTACCTTCGCACACAAGGGTTTGTGGCAGCCGTAACGGATGCCGAGGCGCTCAAACTTACCGAGGATGATATAATCAAAGAAATCAGAGACTTTGCTCCCGGCTTTGTTGGAATAAGCTCAACAACGGTTGCCTTTCACAGGGCACTAACTACAGCCAGACTGATAAAGGAGAAATTTCCCGATGTTTTGATTATCTTAGGCGGTCCTCATGTCACCTCAAATTATGAACATGCAATGTCCTTTGAAGCGTTTGACTACGGGGTGGTGGGTGAGGGCGAGGCAACGGTTCTTGAGCTTTTAAACGCACTGTATGAGGGCAGACCTGTGGCTGATATAAAAGGCATAGTGTATCGTGACACAAACGGAAAACTCTTAAACACTGGCCGAAGGGAATACATACAAGACCTCGATACCCTGCCATATCCTGCCTTTGACCTGATTTCCGATATCAATCTCTATAAACCTCCGCCTTCTAACTATAAAACCCTTCCGGTGGTGAACATGATAACCTCCCGCGGTTGTCCAAGCGGGTGCACATTTTGTGATAAAAACATATTTGGCAGAATGTACAGGAAGCGTTCTGCACAAAACGTCTTTGACGAAATTATGTACTTATGGGAAAAATACCGGATTCGGGAAATAGCCTTTGTTGACGACACGTTTTTAGTCAATAAGCAGCGCATATACGACTTGTTTGCTTTGATACAGAAGTCGGGATTATTTTTCCATTGGACGTGTATGGCAAGAATAAATAATGTTGATTTTGAATTCCTAAAGTTTTTGAGAGACAATGGTTGCTGGAACATAGCATTTGGGATAGAGTCCGGTGATGAGGAAATACTGAAGGTGATAAAAAAAGATATATCGCTTGAAAAAACCCGGCAGGTAATCGGATGGTGCCGTACGCTCAAGATTAAAACCAAAGGATTTTTTATAATAGGGCATCCTCTTGAGACACTTGAGACGATGAATAAGACCATAGAGTTTTCCCTGAGCATTCCGCTTGATGCGGTAGTGGTAACAATAAACACACCTATTCCCGGCTCACCACAGTACGCAGAGGCACACAAGTACGGCTCTTTGGATACAACAGACTGGTCGCAGTTTAACTACTGGCGCCCTGTGTTTGTTCCAGCAGGATTAACAAAGGAGATTCTCCTTGAAAAACAAAAGGAGATGTACACCAGATTTTATATGAGACCACACATACTGTTTGAGTACTTTAAAAGCCTTTTTGGCAGAGGTGGAATTCAACGCCTTAAAGCCATTTTGCCCTCCCTTTCACTGCTGATTCAGAGTAAACTACATAGGATCTAA
- the hisI gene encoding phosphoribosyl-AMP cyclohydrolase, whose product MDISIKYDSNGLIPAIVQDADNGEVLMMAYMNEQSLKETIRSGYTHFWSRSRQKFWKKGESSGHVQEVKEILIDCDGDTLVIKAKQHGPGACHTGHRTCFYRNIDGIEVSGKTFSEEDVYGKKST is encoded by the coding sequence ATGGACATTAGTATTAAATATGACAGCAACGGGCTGATTCCGGCGATAGTTCAGGATGCAGACAATGGCGAGGTTTTAATGATGGCGTACATGAACGAGCAATCGCTTAAGGAGACAATCCGAAGCGGATACACACATTTTTGGTCTCGCTCGCGACAAAAATTTTGGAAAAAAGGGGAAAGCTCCGGACATGTGCAGGAGGTTAAGGAGATTTTGATAGACTGTGATGGTGATACGCTTGTAATAAAGGCTAAGCAGCATGGCCCAGGGGCCTGCCACACCGGACACAGAACCTGCTTTTACAGAAACATTGACGGCATAGAGGTCTCAGGAAAAACCTTTTCTGAGGAGGATGTCTATGGAAAAAAGAGTACTTGA